Proteins from a genomic interval of Candidatus Eisenbacteria bacterium:
- a CDS encoding pitrilysin family protein: MAALLSWGLLLPALSEAQPRESTRPSSRREAARPDRIPANVERLDSLAGITQYRLKSNGMTILVAPNRAAPVATFLVVYHVGSRNEAPGNTGSAHLLEHMLFNKSTKNFGKANGKKTFQEVLYEAGADYGSTNMTTWYDRMTGYSTLPSDKLDLAMRIEADRMARALILDEERKPEMSVVINEFEIGENSPYRALDKAVTAAAIVAHPYHWNTIGYRSDLENVPTEQLREHYKNYFWPDNAEAVLVGDFDTAKALRLFDREFGSLPRSSKPIPNVITVEPPQEGERRVQVKRPGELGIVQISYLRPGSLHPDFLPLDVLSTLLATGVSSRLHQALVETGLATDVTSSNYTLLDPYVITAGATAARGVSHEKVEAAIKAALHEIGEKGVTQEELDRAKRQLEVTTIRSRDGTYELAQALGEAVASANWKWFVGYIDGVNRVTREDVQRVARTYIQPDRATVGWFVPVKKDAPPPAKAAAPSKASTGSASGKNTPAPKSKKPGAGGAHDGTAGAIEDAAGAIFEAADAVPSAAASAASSARFADRTHRRTLRNGIVLNVLPNHSVPTVALHGLVLAGRQEAPGAVPQLTAMMLSRGTKTRDKRTIAAALEGAGADLTIGADLSEAIITGSALSRDTRLLLSTLADEILNPSFPEEELTKAKSELRADLLRGYENTGLRARERLSRLVYPPGHPFRAPERDSMLASLDRARVADLRAFHRNRYVGSGMILSVVGDVDPERVATLVDSLFGAVPAGARPSYDLPRVSVNTPERGLETMRGKANVDFVLGQASGLRRTDPEWEAAIVANAALGQSSLTSRIGKRVRDKEGLSYTLYSRYLWSDFLDGAWMVDVACAPKNVVQAMRSTREEIERYRREGITDEEVLVQKNFFAGNYQVRLGTNAGVAFSLSYAEKYGFGPEYLDEFPSRVRAVTKDQVNQVIRERLHPEKLHLVVAGDFEKIPE, from the coding sequence GCCCAGCCTCGGGAGTCCACGCGCCCCTCCTCCCGTCGCGAGGCCGCCCGGCCGGACCGCATTCCCGCCAACGTCGAGCGTCTCGACTCGCTGGCGGGGATCACCCAATACCGCCTCAAGAGCAACGGCATGACGATCCTCGTCGCGCCCAACCGGGCCGCTCCCGTCGCGACGTTCCTCGTGGTCTATCACGTGGGCTCGCGGAACGAGGCGCCCGGGAACACGGGCTCGGCGCACCTCCTCGAGCACATGCTCTTCAACAAGAGCACGAAGAACTTCGGAAAGGCGAACGGGAAGAAGACGTTCCAGGAGGTGCTCTACGAGGCGGGGGCGGATTACGGCAGCACGAACATGACCACGTGGTACGACCGCATGACCGGCTATTCCACGCTCCCGTCGGACAAGCTCGACCTCGCGATGCGGATCGAGGCGGACCGGATGGCGCGGGCGCTCATCCTCGACGAGGAACGGAAGCCCGAGATGTCGGTCGTGATCAACGAGTTCGAGATCGGGGAGAACAGCCCGTACCGCGCGCTCGACAAGGCCGTCACCGCGGCCGCGATCGTCGCGCACCCGTACCATTGGAACACGATCGGCTACCGCTCCGACCTCGAGAACGTCCCCACGGAGCAGCTCCGGGAGCACTACAAGAACTACTTCTGGCCCGACAATGCCGAGGCGGTGCTGGTGGGCGACTTCGACACCGCGAAGGCGCTGCGTCTCTTCGACCGTGAGTTCGGTTCCCTGCCCCGCTCGTCGAAACCGATCCCGAACGTCATCACGGTCGAGCCTCCGCAGGAGGGCGAGCGCCGCGTCCAGGTCAAGCGTCCGGGCGAGCTCGGGATCGTCCAGATCTCCTACCTGCGTCCCGGGTCCCTCCATCCGGACTTCCTCCCGCTCGACGTGCTCTCGACGCTTCTCGCGACCGGCGTCAGCTCCCGCCTTCACCAGGCGCTGGTCGAGACGGGCCTCGCGACGGACGTGACCTCCAGCAACTACACGCTGCTCGACCCCTACGTGATCACGGCGGGCGCGACCGCGGCTCGGGGCGTGTCGCACGAGAAGGTCGAGGCGGCGATCAAGGCGGCGCTCCACGAGATCGGAGAGAAGGGCGTGACCCAGGAAGAGCTCGACCGCGCGAAGCGGCAGCTCGAGGTGACGACGATCCGGAGCCGCGACGGCACCTACGAGCTCGCGCAGGCGCTCGGCGAGGCCGTGGCCTCGGCAAACTGGAAGTGGTTCGTCGGGTACATCGACGGAGTGAACCGGGTCACGCGTGAGGACGTGCAGCGCGTCGCGCGGACGTACATCCAGCCGGACCGGGCCACGGTCGGGTGGTTCGTTCCGGTGAAGAAGGACGCTCCCCCTCCCGCCAAGGCCGCCGCGCCGTCCAAGGCTTCGACAGGCTCGGCGTCCGGCAAGAACACCCCGGCGCCCAAGTCGAAGAAGCCCGGCGCGGGAGGAGCGCACGACGGGACCGCCGGAGCGATCGAGGACGCGGCCGGCGCGATCTTCGAGGCCGCGGACGCGGTCCCGAGCGCCGCGGCGAGCGCCGCTTCGAGCGCCCGCTTCGCGGATCGCACCCATCGTCGCACGCTCCGGAACGGGATCGTGCTGAACGTGCTTCCCAACCATTCCGTTCCGACGGTGGCGCTCCACGGACTCGTGCTCGCCGGACGCCAGGAAGCGCCCGGCGCCGTGCCGCAGCTCACCGCGATGATGCTCTCGCGCGGCACGAAGACCCGGGACAAGCGGACGATCGCGGCCGCCCTGGAGGGCGCGGGAGCGGATCTCACGATCGGGGCGGACCTGAGCGAGGCGATCATCACGGGATCCGCGCTCTCGCGCGACACGCGGCTCCTCCTCTCGACCCTCGCGGACGAGATCCTGAATCCGTCCTTCCCCGAGGAGGAGCTGACGAAGGCGAAGAGCGAGCTTCGAGCGGACCTCCTCCGCGGCTACGAGAACACCGGCCTTCGCGCGCGGGAGCGGCTCTCCCGCCTCGTCTACCCGCCCGGGCACCCCTTCCGCGCCCCGGAGCGGGACTCCATGCTCGCGAGCCTCGACCGCGCGCGGGTCGCCGATCTCCGCGCGTTCCATCGCAACCGGTACGTCGGCTCGGGAATGATCCTCTCCGTGGTCGGCGACGTGGATCCCGAGCGCGTCGCCACGCTGGTGGACTCGCTCTTCGGCGCCGTCCCGGCCGGTGCGCGTCCCTCGTACGACCTCCCGCGCGTCTCGGTGAACACCCCCGAGCGGGGACTCGAGACGATGAGGGGCAAGGCCAACGTCGACTTCGTCCTCGGACAGGCGAGCGGACTCCGGCGCACCGATCCGGAGTGGGAGGCGGCCATCGTGGCGAACGCCGCCCTGGGACAGAGCTCCCTCACGTCGCGGATCGGAAAGCGCGTCCGCGACAAGGAAGGCCTCAGCTACACGCTCTACTCACGCTATCTCTGGTCCGACTTCCTGGACGGCGCCTGGATGGTGGACGTCGCGTGCGCTCCGAAGAACGTGGTCCAAGCGATGCGCTCCACGCGTGAGGAGATCGAGCGGTACCGGCGGGAGGGAATCACGGACGAGGAGGTCCTGGTCCAGAAGAACTTCTTCGCCGGAAACTACCAGGTGCGCCTCGGGACGAACGCCGGCG